GCGAGTATACCTGAAGGGTTTTGCCATTAACCATCAAAGCTTCTTTTTCCGCTCGGACTGTTCCAGGGAATCGTCCGTGGACGGAATCGTACTTCAAGAGATAAGCCATCGTATCCACATCGCTGAGATCATTGATGGCTACAACTTGAAGATCGGATCTGTTTTGAATGATCCGCAAGACCGCACGTCCAATGCGACCGAAGCCGTTAATGGCAATACGCTTCATACAACCGGATAGACGTTGGCGTGGATGCGTTCTTGGCTGGTGCGTTCAAACTTGACCACTCCGTGGGTCAACGCAAACAAGGTGTGATCTCGGCCGCAACCCACGTTCTTACCCGGTTTAATTCTCGTTCCACGTTGGCGGACGAGAATATTGCCGGCCAGAACTTGCGTTCCATCCGATCGCTTAACACCCAAATACTTCGGGTTTGAATCTCGCCCGTTTCGAGTTGAGCCTTGCCCTTTTTTATGTGCCACTGTGAACCTCGTTAATCAAAACTTCAACAAAATGCTGACGGTGTCCTTGAGACTTTTGGTAGCCTTGGCGTCGTTTTTTCTTGAAGACCAGTACTTTTTTGTCTTTGCCGGTGCTCAGCACGGTTGCTTGAACCTTCGCATTCGATACGAGAGGTTTGCCAAGCTTGACCGCTTCTCCACCAATCATCAAGACTTTATCAAAGGTAACGGCGTCGCCGGCTTGATAAGTCCGAGTGAGATCGAGCTTCAAGCGCTCGCCAGCAGAGACACGATGCTGTTTGCCAGCAGCTTCAATAATGGCATAAGTCATGTTGTAATCCTTGTTTGGCGCAATTGACTGGATTTTACGAGAAATGTCAAGAGAGCTAGGCAGATCCATTGGGAAGTAGATAATCCCAAGGCCCAGAAGCCCCGATTCTCATCCGTGCGAAGAAACTCAATCCCAAACCGAAAGACACCATAATATCCTAAAAATTGTTTCCAGTCCTTGGCAATCCAGATCAAAGAGAATGCGTACAAAGATTCAATGAGTTGTACAGGAATGCCTCCGACGCCTTCGCAGCAACCCGTGACATAGCAGCCAATACGCCCAAACCCGAGACCCGTGCACAAGGCGGGGACGCATAAGTCTGCATATTCTCTTATCTCTGACCAGAGACTCGCAGCCATGAGAGCGCCCAAGATTCCGCCCAACAAAACGTAGCCTGGATCGCTCCAACGAAAAGCATGGCCTGGATCGTCGTATATCAAGTCCCAAGCGCTGACAGCAATGGTTCCATTGCTGAGCCAGTGCCCTTTGGCTTCAAACAAAACATGGGCCCATTTAGAACCCACAAGCCCAGACACAACCAGTGTCAGCCAAACGAATAGAGTTTTTGAAGAAAGCTTTTGAGCTTGCCAACACTTTCCCAAAAACACCGCAGAACCGATGGCATAAGCTCCGCTCATAAAGCAAAAATAAGTTTCCAAAACTTCTGTTCAACCATTCCGTGCTCAGCCGTATTTCACGATTCCTTTTCAACCCAAAAGATCATCGACACCGGGTCTCGACCAACTCTGCTTCAGAGGACAGCAAGTCCAGAACGCGGGTCCCATGACCTCATAAACCACCTCAAACCGGAACCGCTCTAGAACATCGCAAGAAAAGCTCGTAGGGGCTCATGAGACTTCTTGCCTAACTAGAACAGGAGCTAAAGACTTCGAAAGCTAGAATCGGGCAACTTCGTATCCGTTGACAAGGGTATAGCACTTGATCTTCTGACGCCTGCAGGACTTGCTCTAGAATCATTTTTTTTTCAGGACCTGAAACCAGGAAACGAATTTCTCGAGCCTGATTGATCGCATCCGGCAACAAAGTAATGCGGTACTCGCCTTGGCGAGCCACATAAATGGCCGCTACTTTGCTATTAACAGGCAGAGAAATGCCTGGAAATAACGAGGCAGTGTGACCATCTGTTCCAATGCCCAAAT
This window of the Myxococcaceae bacterium genome carries:
- the rpmA gene encoding 50S ribosomal protein L27, producing MAHKKGQGSTRNGRDSNPKYLGVKRSDGTQVLAGNILVRQRGTRIKPGKNVGCGRDHTLFALTHGVVKFERTSQERIHANVYPVV
- the rplU gene encoding 50S ribosomal protein L21, whose product is MTYAIIEAAGKQHRVSAGERLKLDLTRTYQAGDAVTFDKVLMIGGEAVKLGKPLVSNAKVQATVLSTGKDKKVLVFKKKRRQGYQKSQGHRQHFVEVLINEVHSGT
- a CDS encoding prolipoprotein diacylglyceryl transferase, with product MSGAYAIGSAVFLGKCWQAQKLSSKTLFVWLTLVVSGLVGSKWAHVLFEAKGHWLSNGTIAVSAWDLIYDDPGHAFRWSDPGYVLLGGILGALMAASLWSEIREYADLCVPALCTGLGFGRIGCYVTGCCEGVGGIPVQLIESLYAFSLIWIAKDWKQFLGYYGVFRFGIEFLRTDENRGFWALGLSTSQWICLALLTFLVKSSQLRQTRITT